Proteins from a genomic interval of Phlebotomus papatasi isolate M1 chromosome 3, Ppap_2.1, whole genome shotgun sequence:
- the LOC129806045 gene encoding heparan sulfate glucosamine 3-O-sulfotransferase 6, with translation MYKKWKKEETMSSSPWWTSTLNRTIICVLIICIVYFSYTFNSCLVSSINRALRRESGQLVKAPDATTTSTTEAPEMRILGSIVRVVPLIPGSECNDSETFPKYRFLQTQGVVPSRQLPDTLIIGVKKSGTRALLEFVRLHPDVRAAGCEVHFFDRHYGKGLHWYRHHMPPTIEGQITMEKTPSYFITKEVPQRVHHMNPNMRLLVVVRDPVTRAISDYTQAASKKKGMKRFEELAFVNGSLGVVDTKWAPVKIGVYSKHLERWLQYFPLSQFLFVSGERLIEDPAAEIGRVQDFLGLKRVVTEKHFYFNATKGFPCLLKSESSSSPHCLGKTKGRNHPVIEQNAISRLREFYRPFNMKFYQITGINFGWP, from the exons ATGTACAAAAAG TGGAAAAAGGAGGAGACAATGTCTTCGAGTCCATGGTGGACTAGTACCCTCAATCGAACGATTATTTGCGTCCTCATCATCTGCATCGTCTACTTCTCCTACACCTTCAACTCGTGTCTTGTCTCCAGCATCAACCGTGCGCTACGGAGGGAATCCGGACAATTGGTCAAGGCACCAGATGCCACAACAACGTCCACAACAGAGGCGCCTGAGATGCGAATCCTGGGCTCTATTGTTCGAGTTGTTCCCCTGATTCCTGGCTCAGAGTGCAATGACTCTGAGACCTTCCCTAAATACCGATTTCTGCAGACACAGGGAGTTGTTCCGAGTCGACAGTTGCCGGACACGCTGATCATTGGGGTGAAGAAGAGCGGTACGAGGGCTTTGTTGGAATTTGTGAGGCTGCATCCGGATGTGAGAGCAGCCGGATGCGAAGTGCACTTCTTCGATAGGCACTACGGCAAGGGATTACACTGGTACAGACACCATATGCCGCCGACAATTGAGGGACAGATCACGATGGAAAAGACACCAAGCTACTTCATCACCAAGGAAGTACCCCAGAGGGTCCACCACATGAATCCCAACATGAGATTGCTGGTGGTTGTTCGAGATCCCGTGACCAGAGCAATATCTGACTACACCCAAGCTGCCAGCAAAAAGAAGGGCATGAAGAGATTCGAGGAACTGGCCTTTGTTAACGGATCTCTGGGAGTAGTGGACACAAAGTGGGCCCCAGTTAAGATTGGGGTCTACTCCAAACACCTCGAAAGGTGGCTTCAGTACTTCCCACTCTCCCAGTTCCTCTTTGTCAGCGGAGAACGCCTAATTGAGGACCCAGCTGCTGAAATTGGTCGAGTCCAGGACTTCCTTGGACTTAAGCGAGTTGTGACTGAAAAGCATTTCTACTTCAACGCTACCAAGGGCTTCCCATGCCTCCTCAAGTCTGAGTCCAGTTCCAGTCCACACTGCCTGGGCAAGACTAAAGGTAGGAATCACCCGGTGATCGAGCAAAATGCAATTTCCCGCCTCCGGGAGTTCTATCGTCCATTTAATATGAAATTCTACCAAATCACCGGAATCAATTTCGGATGGCCTTAG
- the LOC129806040 gene encoding uncharacterized protein LOC129806040 has translation MSVLPELFVSLCFLQCGAWMGFLIYMLPEHYEPVLVGPHIIAMASAGLAAIIMAGTKHLYGRVRFYHMLLIAAGSVSLLGCGLAFILHYEDPTVGVFFGAIGHGMVYVTGLCYVHFRSKDDNFRVTRIGLCHLVHMGGMCLYVHSTAQLGFNGPDIVYRAGWIITAGAILALCVLLLNELLNCMGAYNYKKCRDPVLEDANDISDHFKSTLGLNDAASLTQQPSHKRQFLISALALKLKLINITFNYHIFLYFTHFTIHYLLQDYDPYYNYHYIMYYFGLLGVIIGVIASTFLNYKLIVMKVLGAAFLALIVGIPLLTTGHYGMAGISFWLMYLSLGIGSFGPDVAILEVSNIRMTELMLAKGYIMEHTVVSTIIFLFQRHPHMILTGDIVSTGWASGGTFAGLFLILLIIFTIFFPQTHRKGLITIQYMALYNREDKPEVPIKPVTADISMPS, from the exons ATGAGTGTACTTCCAGAATTATTTG tgaGCCTATGTTTCCTTCAATGCGGAGCATGGATGGGCTTTCTGATTTACATGCTGCCGGAGCACTATGAACCCGTTCTGGTGGGACCACATATCATAGCCATGGCTTCGGCGGGTCTAGCAGCGATTATAATGGCCGGTACTAAGCACCTTTATGGCCGGGTCAGATTTTATCACATGCTGCTCATTGCAGCTGGATCTGTGTCTCTCCTAGGATGTGGCTTAGCCTTTATCCTTCACTATGAAG atCCCACTGTTGGTGTCTTCTTTGGAGCGATAGGGCATGGAATGGTATATGTGACGGGGCTGTGTTACGTCCATTTCCGCTCCAAGGATGACAATTTCCGCGTTACCCGAATAGGACTCTGCCATTTAGTTCATATGGGAGGAATGTGCCTATACGTACACAGCACGGCTCAATTAGGATTTAATGGTCCGGATATTGTCTACAGAGCAGGATGGATCATTACAGCTGGAGCCATCCTAGCCCTTTGCGTCCTACTCCTCAACGAACTTCTCAATTGCATGGGAGCGTACAATTACAAAAAATGCCGGGATCCAGTACTTGAGGATGCAAATGACATCAGTGATCACTTCAAGTCAACCCTTGGATTAAATGACGCTGCATCTCTCACCCAACAGCCTAGCCACAAACGacaatttctaattagtgcctTGGCTTTAAAACTCAAACTAATTAACATTACGTTCAACTATCACATTTTCCTCTACTTCACGCACTTCACAATTCACTACCTCCTCCAGGACTACGACCCTTACTACAACTACCACTACATCATGTACTACTTCGGACTTTTAGGAGTTATCATTGGGGTCATAGCTTCCACCTTCTTGAACTACAAATTGATCGTGATGAAGGTCCTAGGAGCAGCCTTCTTAGCTTTAATTGTTGGGATACCCCTCCTTACAACTGGTCACTACGGCATGGCGGGAATATCCTTCTGGCTCATGTACTTGTCACTGGGAATTGGGTCATTTGGCCCAGATGTAGCCATTCTAGAGGTCTCAAATATCCGAATGACTGAGCTGATGCTGGCTAAAGGATACATTATGGAACACACAGTTGTCAGCACCATAATCTTCCTCTTCCAACGCCATCCTCATATGATCCTGACAGGAGACATTGTGTCTACGGGATGGGCGAGTGGAGGAACATTTGCCGGACTCTTCCTAATTCTCCTGATCATTTTCACCATTTTCTTCCCTCAGACACACAGGAAGGGTCTGATTACCATCCAGTACATGGCTCTGTATAATCGAGAGGATAAGCCAGAAGTTCCAATTAAGCCAGTCACAGCAGATATTTCAATGCCATCGTAg